One region of Demequina sp. TMPB413 genomic DNA includes:
- a CDS encoding glycosyltransferase, which translates to MKIAHIANFYGPTSGGLRTAMHALGAGYLERGHEMLLVVPGPADADEQTPYGRRITVRAPIVPFSGGYRVITRTREVRGILTGFAPDVLEVSDRTTLRALGGWASSHGIPSAFFAHERADGILHANLPSWLDERLPVEGMADWHNRGTHRLFTTVVCTTEYARAEFTRAGLHSVKVPLGVDLERYHPRNASTEVHDRFAAGAESLVLMASRLSTEKRPELAIEAIRILEARGRSVRLVSAGTGNIAAKMQELAQGLPVTFLGFVTDRELFAGLLASADVVVAPGPIETFGLAALEALASGTPAVVNAASALPEVVDDAGVAADGTAEAFADAIETVLARDADARRAAARARAETMPWSATIDKMLALHEAALAAVEKERDHRRQ; encoded by the coding sequence ATGAAGATCGCCCACATCGCGAACTTCTATGGGCCCACGTCTGGCGGGCTGCGGACGGCCATGCATGCGCTCGGCGCCGGCTACCTGGAACGCGGTCACGAGATGTTGCTCGTGGTGCCTGGCCCGGCTGACGCGGACGAGCAGACGCCATATGGTCGGCGCATCACGGTGCGCGCGCCCATCGTGCCCTTCTCCGGCGGCTACCGGGTCATCACTCGCACTCGGGAGGTGCGTGGGATCCTGACCGGCTTTGCGCCCGACGTGCTCGAGGTCTCCGACCGCACCACCCTGCGCGCGTTGGGTGGCTGGGCGTCCTCGCACGGCATCCCGTCGGCGTTTTTCGCCCACGAGCGTGCGGACGGCATCCTCCACGCCAACCTGCCGTCATGGCTCGATGAGCGGCTGCCGGTCGAGGGCATGGCCGACTGGCACAACAGGGGCACGCACCGGCTGTTCACCACGGTGGTGTGCACCACGGAGTATGCGCGGGCAGAGTTCACGCGGGCGGGTCTGCACTCGGTGAAGGTGCCGCTCGGCGTCGACCTTGAGCGCTATCACCCCCGTAACGCGAGCACCGAGGTGCACGATCGCTTCGCGGCAGGGGCCGAGTCACTCGTACTGATGGCCTCACGGCTCTCGACGGAGAAGCGTCCCGAGCTTGCGATCGAGGCGATCCGGATTCTCGAGGCGCGCGGTCGATCCGTGCGCTTGGTCAGCGCTGGTACGGGCAACATCGCGGCCAAGATGCAGGAACTGGCGCAGGGACTGCCCGTGACGTTCCTCGGCTTCGTCACGGACCGCGAACTCTTCGCGGGGCTGCTGGCTAGCGCCGACGTCGTGGTCGCCCCTGGCCCTATCGAGACCTTCGGTTTGGCCGCCCTCGAGGCGCTCGCATCCGGTACCCCCGCCGTGGTCAACGCGGCGTCGGCCTTGCCCGAAGTAGTGGACGACGCTGGCGTGGCCGCCGACGGCACTGCCGAGGCTTTTGCCGACGCGATCGAGACGGTTCTTGCCAGGGACGCCGACGCGCGCAGGGCTGCCGCGAGGGCCCGCGCCGAGACGATGCCGTGGTCGGCGACCATCGACAAGATGCTCGCGCTCCACGAAGCGGCACTGGCCGCTGTCGAGAAGGAACGGGACCACAGGAGACAGTGA
- a CDS encoding MFS transporter — protein MTTYDKPDARVVDVEPGVVGPGRWIEHWTPENELFWEAKGKAIAFRNLVFSIVAEHIGFSVWLLWSIVVVKLYGTFDESGALVAAGSGGWALTPSQGFTLLAVASGVGAFLRVPYTFAVPLFGGRNWTVISALLLLVPTLGLAWVVGRPETSFAVLLLIAATAGFGGGNFASSMANISFFYPDKEKGWALGLNAAGGNIGVAVAQKLVPVAIGLGGLGLANAGLIYVPLAVAAAVLAFLFMDNLREAKADPKPTAASLKHGHTWLMAFLYIGTFGSFIGYSAAFPTLLKVVFERGDIALAWGFLGALVGSISRPIGGRLADRIGGSVVTAVTFVLMAVAGYSAVLGVQQESLGLFFVSFMALFALTGIGNGSTYRMIPSIFNRIHQDGGEDTDASRLDSKRQAAGAVGIISAVGAFGGFAIPFVYKWANETTGTIVPALQIYIGVFLFMAALTAVFYLRKGARMQHV, from the coding sequence ATGACCACTTACGACAAGCCAGACGCGAGGGTCGTCGATGTCGAACCCGGCGTCGTCGGCCCCGGCCGTTGGATCGAGCACTGGACTCCAGAAAACGAGCTGTTCTGGGAGGCCAAGGGCAAGGCAATCGCCTTCCGCAACCTCGTGTTCTCGATCGTTGCAGAACACATCGGCTTCTCCGTATGGCTGCTGTGGTCCATCGTGGTCGTCAAGCTGTACGGCACCTTCGACGAGTCGGGCGCCTTGGTCGCGGCGGGCTCTGGCGGTTGGGCGCTGACCCCAAGCCAAGGCTTCACGTTGCTGGCCGTGGCCTCCGGTGTGGGCGCGTTCCTGCGCGTTCCCTACACCTTCGCCGTGCCGCTCTTTGGCGGCCGCAACTGGACGGTCATCTCGGCCCTGCTGCTGCTCGTCCCGACGCTAGGCCTCGCGTGGGTGGTCGGCCGCCCAGAGACCTCCTTCGCCGTGTTGCTGCTGATCGCGGCGACGGCAGGCTTCGGCGGCGGCAACTTCGCCTCCTCGATGGCCAACATCTCGTTCTTCTACCCCGACAAGGAGAAGGGCTGGGCGCTCGGCCTCAACGCGGCTGGCGGCAACATCGGGGTTGCGGTGGCTCAGAAGCTCGTGCCCGTCGCGATCGGCCTTGGCGGACTCGGCCTGGCCAACGCCGGACTCATCTATGTACCTCTCGCGGTGGCAGCCGCGGTGCTCGCGTTCCTCTTCATGGACAACCTGCGCGAGGCCAAGGCCGACCCCAAGCCCACCGCCGCCTCGCTCAAGCACGGCCACACGTGGCTCATGGCGTTCCTGTACATCGGCACGTTCGGCTCGTTCATCGGCTACTCCGCGGCCTTCCCGACGCTGCTCAAGGTGGTCTTCGAGCGCGGCGACATCGCCCTGGCGTGGGGGTTCCTGGGTGCCCTCGTGGGTTCGATTTCCCGGCCGATCGGCGGGCGCCTTGCCGACCGCATCGGCGGCTCGGTGGTCACCGCCGTCACGTTCGTGCTCATGGCCGTCGCGGGGTACTCGGCCGTGCTGGGAGTCCAGCAGGAGTCGCTCGGGCTGTTCTTTGTGAGCTTCATGGCGCTGTTCGCCCTCACCGGCATCGGCAACGGCTCGACCTACCGGATGATCCCGTCGATCTTCAATCGCATTCACCAGGACGGTGGCGAGGACACTGACGCGTCGAGGCTTGACTCCAAGCGCCAGGCGGCAGGCGCGGTGGGCATCATCTCGGCCGTCGGCGCCTTTGGCGGCTTCGCGATCCCGTTCGTCTACAAGTGGGCGAACGAGACCACAGGGACCATCGTGCCCGCCCTGCAGATTTACATCGGGGTGTTCCTGTTCATGGCGGCATTGACGGCGGTGTTCTACCTCCGCAAGGGCGCCCGGATGCAGCACGTCTGA
- the hemB gene encoding porphobilinogen synthase, producing MERPRRLRSTPAMRRMVRETRPHAAQLVLPVFAKEGLEQSKPIASLPGVSQLPLGDVRGVVEQAVAAGISGIMLFAIPEVRDEEGSAACASDGILNAAIREAADAANGRIVIMADLCLDEFTSHGHCGVLDVNGTVDNDATLAVYERMAVAQADAGADVLGLSGMMDGQVAAVRGALERAGHQDVVVLAYSAKYASAFYGPFRDAVESSLEGDRRTYQMDPGNAREGVREAQLDLAQGADVIMIKPALPYLDVMAAVAAVSDVPVAAYHVSGEYAQIEAAAANGWIDRKAAHLEALTSMVRAGADIVLTYAALDLAAWLGEES from the coding sequence ATGGAACGCCCAAGGCGCTTGCGCTCAACGCCAGCGATGCGCCGGATGGTGCGCGAGACCAGGCCGCACGCTGCGCAGCTGGTGCTGCCGGTCTTCGCCAAGGAAGGCCTCGAGCAGTCCAAGCCCATCGCGTCGTTGCCTGGTGTCTCCCAACTTCCGCTCGGCGACGTGCGCGGCGTGGTCGAGCAGGCGGTCGCCGCTGGCATCAGCGGGATCATGCTCTTTGCGATTCCCGAGGTGCGGGACGAGGAGGGGAGCGCAGCGTGCGCCTCCGACGGGATCCTCAACGCCGCGATCCGCGAGGCGGCCGACGCCGCCAACGGGCGCATCGTGATCATGGCCGACCTCTGCCTCGACGAGTTCACCTCCCACGGCCACTGCGGCGTGCTCGACGTGAACGGCACGGTGGACAACGACGCCACGCTCGCGGTGTACGAGCGCATGGCGGTGGCGCAGGCCGACGCTGGTGCCGACGTGCTGGGCCTGAGCGGCATGATGGACGGCCAGGTCGCCGCAGTACGAGGCGCGCTCGAGCGGGCCGGTCACCAGGACGTCGTGGTGCTTGCCTACTCGGCCAAGTACGCGTCGGCGTTCTACGGGCCCTTCAGGGACGCGGTGGAATCGAGCCTCGAAGGCGACCGCCGCACCTACCAAATGGACCCAGGTAACGCTCGTGAGGGTGTGCGCGAGGCGCAACTCGACCTCGCGCAGGGCGCCGACGTCATCATGATCAAGCCCGCCCTGCCGTACCTGGACGTGATGGCGGCCGTCGCCGCCGTCTCGGACGTGCCTGTTGCGGCGTACCACGTCTCCGGCGAGTACGCCCAGATCGAGGCGGCCGCCGCGAACGGCTGGATCGACCGCAAGGCCGCCCACCTCGAGGCGCTCACCTCGATGGTGCGAGCGGGCGCCGACATCGTGCTGACATACGCCGCGCTGGACTTGGCCGCGTGGCTGGGGGAGGAATCATGA
- a CDS encoding copper resistance CopC family protein translates to MKSRVLAALTAVASAAVVMVAAVPAAAHTSLIDVQPAEGETVAEGTTVALTFSEALLELGTEMIVTDATGESFSLVVERPQPEVVAAELPALAAGPVTVSWRVVAGDGHPIEGSLAYDFAADAGAGDDAGADDAEASGQATQDAGDQAAPPSASPTPTASTDVGTEDDSDGADGGLSWLVWLAIAAAVFAATAAGTLITRRR, encoded by the coding sequence ATGAAGTCTCGCGTTCTTGCCGCCCTGACCGCCGTGGCGAGTGCCGCCGTCGTGATGGTGGCCGCAGTCCCTGCCGCCGCTCACACGTCGCTCATCGACGTGCAGCCAGCCGAGGGTGAGACCGTCGCCGAGGGCACCACGGTCGCGTTGACGTTCTCCGAAGCGCTGCTCGAGCTTGGCACCGAGATGATCGTCACCGACGCTACTGGTGAGAGTTTCTCGTTGGTGGTCGAGCGGCCGCAGCCGGAGGTGGTTGCCGCGGAACTTCCGGCGCTTGCAGCCGGACCTGTGACCGTCTCTTGGCGGGTGGTGGCAGGAGACGGCCACCCGATCGAAGGCTCGCTTGCGTACGACTTCGCGGCCGACGCTGGTGCGGGGGACGACGCCGGCGCGGACGACGCAGAGGCGTCGGGCCAAGCGACCCAGGACGCTGGCGACCAGGCCGCGCCACCGTCGGCAAGCCCGACGCCCACCGCTTCCACGGACGTGGGTACGGAAGACGACTCGGACGGCGCCGACGGCGGTCTCAGTTGGCTTGTCTGGCTCGCCATTGCGGCCGCGGTTTTCGCCGCGACGGCTGCAGGGACCCTGATCACACGTCGCCGCTGA
- the hemC gene encoding hydroxymethylbilane synthase, with protein MDLKLGTRGSTLATAQSRTLADALTRVARDRGVELNIELHIVTTSGDQSTEPLVGLSQTGVFVAAVRQALLDGECDLIVHSLKDMPVAPQEGITLAALPLREDSRDALCSGGVALADLPQGAKVGTGSPRRAAQLLSLRPDLEVGPLRGNVDTRLGTVGDRNDAVVLAVAGLKRVGRADAISHVFSYEEMLPAPGQGALAIETLDSLNPQLADLISSLDHAKTRAAVTAERAALGVLDAGCAAPVGAHASVDGDTLSLHVRAIDVRGGLQLNEMARGPVAHAASIGRSAAHALLGRGAARLVAAT; from the coding sequence ATGGACTTGAAGCTCGGCACGCGCGGGAGCACGCTGGCCACCGCTCAATCGCGCACCCTGGCGGATGCGCTTACCCGCGTCGCTCGAGACCGCGGCGTTGAACTCAACATTGAGCTGCACATCGTCACCACGAGTGGCGACCAGTCCACCGAGCCTCTCGTGGGCTTGTCCCAGACGGGCGTGTTTGTGGCGGCAGTCAGGCAAGCGCTGCTCGACGGCGAGTGCGATCTGATCGTCCACTCGCTCAAGGACATGCCAGTCGCGCCTCAAGAGGGCATCACCCTCGCGGCGCTGCCGTTGCGCGAGGACTCCCGCGATGCACTGTGCTCAGGGGGCGTGGCGCTCGCCGACCTGCCTCAGGGAGCGAAGGTGGGCACGGGCTCACCGCGCCGCGCCGCGCAACTTCTCTCGCTGAGGCCGGACCTCGAGGTGGGGCCGCTCAGGGGAAACGTCGACACCCGCCTGGGCACGGTGGGCGATCGCAACGATGCGGTGGTGCTCGCGGTGGCGGGGCTCAAGCGCGTGGGGCGTGCCGACGCGATCAGTCACGTGTTCTCTTACGAGGAGATGCTGCCCGCTCCAGGCCAGGGCGCGCTCGCGATCGAGACCCTCGACAGCTTGAACCCGCAACTCGCGGACCTCATCTCGTCGCTTGACCACGCCAAGACCCGGGCGGCCGTCACAGCCGAACGCGCGGCGCTCGGAGTGCTGGATGCTGGCTGTGCCGCTCCCGTGGGCGCCCATGCCTCTGTCGACGGCGACACGCTCTCGCTGCACGTGCGCGCGATCGACGTGCGCGGAGGGTTGCAGCTCAACGAGATGGCGCGCGGGCCGGTTGCCCACGCCGCCTCGATCGGCCGTTCCGCAGCACATGCGCTCTTGGGGCGCGGGGCTGCGCGGCTTGTGGCCGCAACGTGA
- a CDS encoding uroporphyrinogen-III synthase, with product MSDALAGVHVVVPVTEGRRELALTLRGLGARVTEGEFIVIAPTADAHALADAAAMWCRGDYDWLAVTSRNALSALAVAAGSAGGDLSAPMPPARLAVVGKATARAAAELGLEVALRPARQQSAAGLVAEFPDGPGRVLAPLGNLAGDVLERGLARKGWDVDAVEAYRTIDGPGLDDAAVTAVRNGEVDAVVLTSGSMARRFATQCGQVPARVAIVAIGATTASVAREAGLNVATVAGTPDYEGVVMALRRAMEGDGA from the coding sequence GTGAGTGATGCGCTCGCTGGCGTGCACGTGGTGGTGCCGGTCACGGAGGGCAGGCGCGAGCTTGCGCTGACGCTGAGGGGCCTGGGCGCGCGGGTGACGGAGGGCGAGTTCATCGTGATCGCGCCCACCGCCGACGCACACGCGCTTGCCGATGCGGCCGCCATGTGGTGCCGTGGCGACTACGACTGGTTGGCGGTGACGAGCCGCAATGCCCTGAGCGCGCTTGCTGTCGCCGCAGGGAGCGCGGGCGGCGATCTGTCGGCGCCCATGCCTCCCGCGAGGCTCGCCGTGGTGGGCAAGGCGACCGCACGCGCGGCAGCCGAGCTGGGTCTTGAGGTGGCCTTGCGCCCCGCACGCCAGCAGTCAGCCGCAGGCCTGGTGGCAGAGTTCCCCGACGGCCCCGGTCGCGTCTTGGCGCCGCTGGGCAACCTGGCAGGCGACGTACTCGAGCGCGGCCTCGCCCGCAAGGGGTGGGACGTGGACGCCGTCGAGGCGTACCGGACCATTGACGGACCAGGCTTGGACGACGCAGCGGTGACTGCCGTCCGCAACGGCGAGGTGGACGCGGTCGTTCTCACCTCGGGCTCCATGGCGCGGCGCTTCGCGACGCAATGCGGCCAGGTGCCCGCCCGCGTGGCCATCGTCGCGATCGGGGCGACCACGGCGTCGGTCGCGCGCGAGGCAGGACTGAACGTGGCGACGGTGGCAGGCACGCCAGACTATGAAGGAGTGGTGATGGCCTTGCGCCGCGCCATGGAAGGAGACGGCGCATGA
- a CDS encoding glutamate-1-semialdehyde 2,1-aminomutase, whose protein sequence is MRLNRHAFARAMKVAALRTDKGARGWNARAEDVLPGGVNSPVRAWNGVGGHPLPITSARGATITDAAGHTRIDLVGSWGAAIAGHAHPHVVAAVTKAAKRGLSFGATAEAEVELAEVIRSRIAPAAKVRLVSTGTEATMTALRIARAATGRDKVVKFSGCYHGHADPFLVAAGSGLATAGVPDSAGVTATTAADTIVIPYGDADALTAAFAEHGQSIAAIIAEAAPANMGVVRPPDGFNALIASLARNEGAVFILDEVLTGFRAGPRGWWGVEHDEAVERGEQPWEPDLITYGKVIGGGLPVAAIAGRADLMDMLAPVGPVYQAGTLSGNPVAVAAGLATFEVMDADAYARLALAADAVREGVGEALTASGVTHAVGQAGTLFSFFLGLEASPTSFEQVAAQDAASYSSLFHHMRAAGVALPPSAFESWFVSAAHEERVTRRIVDAAGSWRP, encoded by the coding sequence ATGAGACTCAATCGCCACGCCTTTGCGCGCGCCATGAAGGTGGCTGCGCTGCGCACCGACAAGGGAGCGCGCGGCTGGAACGCGCGGGCAGAGGACGTGCTGCCCGGCGGCGTCAACAGCCCGGTGCGCGCCTGGAACGGAGTGGGCGGGCACCCACTGCCCATTACCTCCGCGCGCGGCGCCACCATTACCGACGCTGCGGGTCACACACGGATCGACCTGGTGGGTTCATGGGGAGCGGCCATCGCAGGCCACGCTCACCCTCACGTGGTGGCCGCCGTCACTAAGGCGGCCAAGCGTGGCCTCAGCTTTGGCGCGACCGCCGAGGCGGAGGTGGAACTCGCCGAGGTCATTCGCAGCCGCATCGCCCCCGCCGCCAAGGTGCGCCTGGTCTCGACCGGCACCGAGGCCACGATGACGGCCCTCCGGATTGCGCGCGCCGCCACCGGCCGCGACAAGGTGGTCAAGTTCTCCGGTTGCTACCACGGCCACGCCGATCCGTTCCTGGTCGCGGCTGGCTCGGGCCTCGCGACCGCGGGAGTGCCAGACAGCGCAGGGGTCACGGCCACCACGGCAGCCGACACCATCGTCATTCCTTATGGCGACGCCGACGCGCTCACGGCTGCCTTCGCCGAGCACGGCCAGAGCATCGCCGCGATTATCGCCGAGGCGGCTCCAGCCAACATGGGAGTGGTGCGCCCGCCCGACGGCTTCAACGCGCTCATCGCCTCGCTTGCCCGCAACGAGGGCGCCGTGTTCATCCTCGACGAGGTGCTGACCGGCTTCCGGGCGGGCCCGCGCGGTTGGTGGGGAGTCGAGCACGACGAGGCAGTCGAGCGCGGCGAACAACCATGGGAGCCGGACCTCATCACCTATGGCAAGGTCATCGGCGGGGGACTGCCGGTCGCCGCGATCGCGGGACGCGCGGACCTGATGGACATGCTCGCTCCCGTCGGCCCCGTCTACCAGGCGGGCACCCTGTCGGGAAACCCCGTCGCGGTGGCCGCAGGGCTTGCGACCTTCGAGGTCATGGACGCCGACGCCTACGCCAGGCTCGCGCTCGCGGCCGACGCCGTACGCGAGGGGGTCGGCGAGGCGCTCACGGCCTCGGGAGTGACGCACGCGGTGGGTCAGGCGGGCACCTTGTTCTCGTTCTTCTTGGGGCTCGAGGCGTCGCCAACCTCGTTCGAGCAGGTGGCCGCGCAGGACGCCGCTTCCTACTCCTCGCTGTTCCATCACATGCGCGCCGCGGGGGTCGCTTTGCCGCCCAGCGCGTTCGAATCATGGTTTGTTTCGGCCGCTCATGAGGAGCGCGTAACACGCCGGATCGTGGACGCGGCGGGCTCTTGGCGCCCTTAG
- a CDS encoding glycosyltransferase family 1 protein has translation MKVALVAESFLPHSNGVTNSLLRVIDHLTARGDEAMVIAPESKGSEGPVRYGIASITRLPAMGWPGYRDVRVALSGVGKISRVLEEYEPDIVHLASPFTLGWTAVRAANELDLPCVAVYQTEIPSYADRYHLAWGEGILWNRVLNIHGRADLTLAPSTYAMRQLEQLGVPRLRLWPRGVDAARFHPSKRSADLRKEWAPNGEVVVGYVGRLAAEKRVEDLARLANVDGISVVIVGEGPSHEKLRALLPDARFTGFLTGDDLAETVASFDIFVHCGEVETFCQTIQEALASGVPVVAPRRGGPIDLVDHGETGFLYTPGQLDELVGYVTTLVDDAELRARFSAHCRMSVEGRTWEKVCDALMDYYAEATRIRGDRPALAAEDDKAFRGLPWRPGEVASARARNSRKDGAPS, from the coding sequence GTGAAGGTCGCTCTGGTTGCCGAGTCGTTCCTGCCGCATTCGAACGGCGTGACGAACTCGCTGCTGCGCGTGATCGACCACCTCACCGCCCGCGGCGACGAGGCGATGGTGATCGCGCCGGAGTCGAAGGGCAGCGAGGGGCCGGTGCGCTATGGCATTGCGTCCATCACGCGGCTGCCCGCGATGGGCTGGCCCGGGTACAGGGACGTGAGGGTCGCCCTCAGCGGCGTGGGTAAGATCTCGCGAGTGCTCGAGGAGTACGAGCCCGACATCGTCCACCTGGCCTCTCCCTTCACTCTTGGGTGGACGGCGGTACGGGCGGCGAACGAACTCGACCTGCCGTGCGTCGCCGTCTATCAGACCGAGATTCCTAGCTACGCGGACCGCTACCACTTGGCGTGGGGCGAGGGCATCCTGTGGAACCGGGTGCTCAATATTCACGGTCGCGCCGACCTGACGCTCGCGCCGTCCACGTATGCGATGCGGCAGTTGGAGCAATTGGGCGTCCCACGCCTGCGCCTCTGGCCGCGCGGCGTCGACGCGGCGCGCTTCCACCCCTCCAAGCGTTCTGCCGACCTGCGAAAGGAGTGGGCGCCAAATGGTGAGGTAGTCGTGGGCTACGTCGGGCGGCTCGCCGCCGAAAAGCGCGTGGAGGACCTGGCGAGGCTTGCGAACGTGGACGGCATCAGCGTCGTCATTGTGGGCGAGGGGCCGTCCCACGAGAAGCTGCGAGCGCTACTGCCCGATGCCCGGTTCACCGGCTTCCTCACGGGAGACGACCTCGCGGAAACCGTCGCGAGCTTCGACATCTTTGTGCACTGCGGTGAGGTCGAGACGTTCTGCCAGACCATCCAAGAGGCGCTCGCCTCCGGCGTGCCGGTGGTCGCTCCGCGCAGGGGCGGCCCGATCGACCTCGTTGACCACGGCGAGACAGGCTTCCTCTACACACCCGGCCAACTCGACGAACTGGTCGGCTACGTGACGACGCTAGTGGACGACGCAGAGTTGCGCGCTCGCTTCTCCGCCCACTGCCGCATGTCGGTTGAGGGTCGCACCTGGGAGAAGGTGTGCGACGCGCTGATGGACTATTACGCCGAGGCGACCAGGATTCGCGGCGACCGGCCGGCGCTCGCCGCCGAGGACGACAAGGCCTTTCGCGGCTTGCCGTGGCGGCCGGGCGAGGTGGCGTCGGCGAGGGCGCGCAACTCCCGCAAGGACGGGGCGCCCTCATGA